Proteins encoded in a region of the Devosia sp. RR2S18 genome:
- the surE gene encoding 5'/3'-nucleotidase SurE, which translates to MSLRILITNDDGVDAPGIAIMAKIARTISDDVWIVAPDGNQSGAGHRFTLGRELALEERAERTFAVVGGSPADCVVAGMTHILGDKPADVVLSGVNAGQNLGDIINCSGTAGGAREGALQGAVAIAMSQGINYEHGRDVNWSNAETHGVATVKAILAADRRSDTYYNVNFPFCDPATTKGIAVVPHQRFSRSPFRYYASDNDGKFFIAIPETPLPLDPAADFEAMRRDGFITVTPMLLQQTHMALVGDLAARLTP; encoded by the coding sequence ATGAGCCTGCGCATCCTCATCACCAATGACGATGGTGTGGATGCGCCCGGCATCGCCATCATGGCCAAAATTGCCCGTACAATTTCGGACGACGTTTGGATTGTAGCACCAGACGGCAATCAGAGCGGGGCAGGGCACAGATTCACACTCGGTCGAGAGCTGGCGCTCGAGGAACGTGCAGAGCGAACTTTTGCCGTCGTTGGTGGCTCCCCAGCCGATTGCGTTGTTGCAGGCATGACCCATATCCTGGGCGATAAGCCGGCCGATGTCGTGCTTTCGGGTGTAAATGCAGGGCAGAACCTGGGCGATATCATCAACTGCTCAGGTACCGCCGGTGGCGCTCGTGAGGGTGCACTGCAGGGCGCCGTTGCCATCGCCATGAGCCAGGGCATCAACTATGAGCACGGGCGCGATGTGAACTGGTCCAACGCCGAGACGCACGGCGTAGCAACGGTGAAGGCCATCCTCGCGGCCGACCGGCGTTCCGATACATACTACAACGTCAATTTCCCCTTCTGTGACCCGGCGACGACTAAGGGCATTGCCGTCGTCCCGCACCAGCGGTTCTCCCGCTCGCCCTTTCGCTATTATGCGAGCGACAATGATGGCAAATTCTTCATCGCCATTCCCGAAACCCCGCTACCGCTCGATCCGGCAGCCGATTTCGAGGCCATGCGTCGTGACGGCTTCATCACGGTGACCCCAATGTTGCTGCAGCAAACTCACATGGCACTCGTTGGCGACTTGGCGGCTCGTCTTACCCCGTGA
- the tatC gene encoding twin-arginine translocase subunit TatC — translation MADVKQIEDKSTEPEDELAGSEAPLLEHLVELRKRLIYSAIAIVVLMAGCFIFAGQIFDLLLVPYRRVFDNPGDLELIYTAPQEFFFTQLNLAFFGAIFLGFPFLASQIYMFMAPGLYKHERRAFIPYLIATPLFFILGAMMVYFVILPMALGFFAGMQTEEIRMLTKVSEYLSLAMTLILAFGVSFQLPVILTLLAQIDLVHVDMLKKGRRYAIVGILAFAAFITPPDPISQIGLAVPIYLLYELAILSVRRIEKKRAAADAAAAAGQS, via the coding sequence ATGGCCGACGTGAAGCAGATCGAGGACAAGAGCACCGAGCCCGAGGACGAACTCGCGGGTAGTGAAGCGCCGCTTCTTGAGCATCTGGTCGAGTTGCGGAAGCGTCTGATCTATTCGGCTATCGCGATTGTCGTTCTGATGGCCGGCTGCTTCATTTTTGCAGGCCAGATCTTCGATCTCCTACTCGTGCCGTACCGCCGGGTATTCGACAATCCGGGCGACCTGGAGCTTATCTACACGGCTCCACAGGAGTTCTTTTTCACGCAACTCAACCTAGCGTTTTTCGGGGCCATTTTCCTCGGCTTTCCGTTTCTTGCCAGCCAGATCTACATGTTCATGGCGCCTGGGCTCTACAAGCATGAGCGCCGCGCCTTTATACCCTATCTGATCGCAACGCCCCTTTTCTTCATTCTGGGCGCGATGATGGTCTACTTCGTCATCCTGCCCATGGCGCTCGGCTTTTTCGCTGGCATGCAGACCGAAGAGATCAGGATGCTGACCAAGGTGTCCGAGTATCTCAGCCTTGCGATGACGCTTATCCTGGCCTTCGGCGTCAGCTTCCAACTGCCGGTGATCTTGACCCTGCTAGCGCAGATCGACCTCGTGCACGTCGACATGCTCAAGAAGGGCCGGCGCTACGCCATTGTGGGCATTCTTGCCTTTGCGGCTTTTATCACCCCGCCAGATCCGATTTCCCAGATCGGCCTTGCCGTGCCCATTTACCTGCTCTACGAACTCGCAATTCTCTCCGTGCGCCGCATCGAGAAGAAGCGGGCCGCCGCAGATGCTGCCGCGGCAGCCGGGCAGTCTTAG
- the tatB gene encoding Sec-independent protein translocase protein TatB: protein MLGLGWTEMLVVGVIALIVIGPKDLPIVMQRVGKFAGQVRRMGNDFQRELNKTTGLDEVRNLRNSIAAPLKKTSDEIRRDFNAMTPTGPKPSGLLKPADPDGQSVVEEIKAAAGITEQTTSSEVGPVKAAPAPTRPLIKTELTPLADSSAEAEQSAQKVTANGTTEALPSEPADSPVPKPPRQRKAAPAKAPASKTTVASKTRGGAAQSLSTEPADSLDRPQPKARTRKKKPSAGQGDAVGGES, encoded by the coding sequence ATGCTCGGCTTGGGCTGGACAGAGATGCTGGTCGTCGGCGTAATCGCGCTGATTGTGATCGGTCCAAAGGACTTGCCCATCGTTATGCAGCGGGTAGGCAAGTTCGCTGGCCAGGTCCGGCGAATGGGCAATGATTTTCAGCGAGAGTTGAACAAGACCACTGGTCTCGACGAAGTTCGCAATCTGCGCAATTCGATCGCCGCACCGCTCAAGAAGACGAGCGACGAGATCCGACGGGATTTCAATGCGATGACGCCCACAGGTCCGAAGCCGAGCGGCTTGCTCAAGCCGGCCGATCCTGACGGTCAGAGCGTCGTCGAGGAGATCAAGGCCGCTGCTGGCATAACTGAGCAGACAACCAGCAGCGAAGTGGGCCCGGTGAAAGCCGCGCCCGCACCAACGCGGCCGCTAATCAAGACTGAGCTTACGCCGCTCGCCGACTCCTCGGCTGAAGCTGAGCAGAGTGCGCAGAAGGTCACCGCCAACGGGACGACCGAGGCACTGCCGAGTGAGCCTGCGGACTCTCCGGTACCCAAGCCGCCGAGGCAACGCAAGGCCGCGCCAGCGAAAGCTCCAGCCAGCAAAACAACCGTCGCATCAAAGACCCGGGGTGGGGCGGCCCAAAGTCTTTCGACCGAGCCCGCTGACAGCCTCGACCGGCCGCAGCCAAAAGCCCGTACGCGCAAGAAGAAGCCCAGCGCCGGACAGGGCGATGCCGTCGGTGGAGAGAGCTAA
- a CDS encoding peptidoglycan DD-metalloendopeptidase family protein: MRIRLFRSAPKGATAMASLMVAAIALTGCSSLGSRTFGDATTTSSVAQSAPASFNQPMPSSLGAPQNMVAENQFLPPAPIGGASWNSQPVQPAWNQPANTGFAQPVATAGVSPSVQSQDLPVLSSPSQGSLPAMQPQPALASAAPMPSPAVLGSLPTNSSVPTMATAATTPTPANGNTFTHTIASGESLYTIARRYDVTTQALVQANGLSSPDKIVVGQTITIPGRADLLATKAPTQVASAIPMAAPQPAQPAAPATVPTNMQASTPPVANPAAPAQPAAAPQPAPTQVATAPAAEPAMSGNDKFRWPVSGRVLVDFASSKGTGINIEASEGAAVAAAENGTVIYVGSGVEGYGNLVLIRHPNGYVSAYAHLSSMSVAKGATVSRGDKIGAAGMTGSVTKPQLHFELRKGATPVDPMPLLAS, from the coding sequence ATGCGTATCCGCCTATTCCGTAGCGCGCCCAAAGGCGCCACTGCCATGGCAAGCCTGATGGTCGCCGCCATCGCTCTGACCGGGTGTTCAAGCCTCGGCAGTCGAACCTTCGGTGATGCGACCACCACTAGCTCGGTGGCTCAGTCCGCTCCCGCCAGTTTCAATCAGCCCATGCCCTCTAGCCTGGGTGCGCCACAAAATATGGTCGCCGAGAACCAGTTCCTGCCGCCCGCTCCCATCGGTGGTGCAAGCTGGAACAGCCAGCCGGTGCAGCCGGCTTGGAATCAACCTGCCAATACCGGCTTCGCACAGCCGGTGGCGACGGCAGGGGTCTCACCCTCCGTCCAGTCCCAAGACCTTCCAGTACTGAGTTCACCGTCCCAGGGATCCCTGCCAGCCATGCAACCCCAGCCCGCCCTCGCCTCGGCCGCGCCGATGCCTTCGCCTGCCGTTCTCGGCAGCCTCCCCACCAATAGCTCGGTGCCTACTATGGCCACCGCAGCAACAACGCCGACACCGGCCAACGGCAATACTTTCACCCATACGATTGCCAGCGGTGAGTCACTCTACACCATCGCTCGCCGATACGATGTGACGACGCAGGCCTTGGTTCAGGCTAACGGCCTTTCCTCGCCCGACAAGATCGTCGTGGGTCAGACCATTACGATTCCGGGTCGGGCCGATCTTCTGGCCACCAAGGCGCCCACGCAAGTTGCGAGCGCAATCCCAATGGCCGCGCCGCAGCCCGCCCAGCCGGCCGCTCCTGCGACGGTGCCAACTAACATGCAGGCCAGCACGCCGCCCGTCGCCAATCCGGCTGCTCCCGCTCAGCCGGCTGCCGCCCCGCAGCCTGCACCGACGCAAGTCGCCACCGCACCGGCCGCAGAGCCTGCCATGTCAGGCAACGACAAGTTCCGCTGGCCAGTCAGCGGCCGCGTTCTGGTCGATTTCGCCTCATCTAAAGGCACCGGCATCAACATTGAAGCGTCAGAGGGCGCGGCGGTTGCCGCCGCAGAGAATGGCACCGTGATCTATGTCGGTTCGGGCGTGGAAGGCTACGGCAACCTCGTCCTCATTCGCCACCCCAATGGCTATGTCTCGGCCTACGCCCATCTGTCCTCGATGAGCGTTGCCAAGGGCGCCACCGTCAGCCGCGGCGACAAAATTGGTGCCGCTGGTATGACCGGTTCGGTCACCAAGCCGCAGCTGCACTTTGAACTGCGCAAGGGTGCCACCCCAGTCGACCCGATGCCGCTTCTCGCCAGCTAG
- the serS gene encoding serine--tRNA ligase, translating into MFDIKWIRANAEAFDAALSQRKGVSIRASDLLAIDDRRRVIIQRLNEAQEKRNALSKQIGQAKAQKDEAKAAELMAEVSRLKEIIPEGEAEERAIEAELRNALAAIPNLALDDVPEGDDESDNVEYFGRNGSPETAAKERPATPSFSFAPKEHYEVGAAAGQMDFETAAKLSGSRFVVLKGQVARLERALGQFMLDLHTNEHEYTEVQPPILVRDEPLFGTNQLPKFEEDLFFTPHGESRLALIPTAEVPLTNLVRESILSEEELPLRFAALTPCFRSEAGSAGRDTRGMLRQHQFNKVEMVSITTPETSIDEHERMLACAEAVLQKLGLHYRVMTLCTGDMGFGARKTYDLEVWLPGQDTYREISSVSVCGDFQARRMEARYRPAGEKQSPRYVHTLNGSGTAVGRCLIAVMENYQQEDGTVLIPEVLQPYMGGLTSIGGR; encoded by the coding sequence ATGTTCGATATCAAGTGGATCAGAGCCAACGCCGAAGCTTTCGATGCCGCGCTGTCACAGCGCAAGGGCGTATCGATTCGCGCCTCTGATCTCTTGGCAATCGATGATCGCCGTCGGGTAATCATCCAGCGCCTGAACGAGGCGCAGGAAAAGCGCAATGCCTTGTCCAAGCAAATCGGACAGGCAAAGGCGCAAAAGGATGAAGCCAAGGCAGCCGAACTGATGGCCGAGGTGTCGCGGCTCAAGGAGATCATCCCGGAGGGCGAGGCCGAAGAGCGTGCGATTGAGGCCGAGCTTCGCAACGCGCTAGCCGCGATTCCAAATCTCGCCCTAGATGACGTCCCCGAGGGTGACGACGAGAGCGACAACGTCGAGTATTTCGGCCGCAACGGATCGCCGGAAACGGCAGCCAAGGAACGCCCGGCCACGCCCAGCTTCTCCTTTGCTCCCAAGGAGCACTATGAAGTTGGCGCGGCTGCTGGGCAGATGGATTTCGAGACAGCAGCCAAACTCTCGGGTAGCCGCTTCGTGGTGCTCAAAGGGCAGGTGGCGCGCCTCGAGCGTGCTCTTGGCCAGTTCATGCTGGATCTCCACACCAACGAACATGAGTACACCGAGGTCCAGCCGCCGATCCTGGTTCGGGACGAGCCTCTCTTTGGCACTAACCAGCTGCCCAAGTTTGAGGAAGACCTCTTCTTCACGCCGCATGGGGAGAGCCGTTTAGCGCTTATTCCAACGGCCGAGGTTCCACTGACCAATCTGGTGCGGGAATCAATCTTGTCCGAGGAAGAGCTTCCTTTGCGGTTTGCAGCACTAACGCCGTGCTTCCGCTCCGAGGCAGGCTCTGCCGGTCGTGACACGCGTGGCATGCTGCGCCAGCACCAGTTCAACAAGGTTGAGATGGTCTCCATCACTACGCCAGAGACCTCGATCGACGAGCATGAGCGCATGCTGGCCTGCGCAGAGGCGGTGCTCCAGAAACTGGGCCTTCATTACCGGGTCATGACTCTGTGCACGGGCGACATGGGCTTTGGCGCCCGCAAGACCTATGATCTTGAAGTCTGGCTGCCGGGCCAGGACACTTATCGCGAAATCTCCTCGGTGTCGGTCTGCGGTGATTTCCAAGCGCGGCGGATGGAAGCGCGCTATCGCCCGGCCGGCGAGAAGCAATCGCCCCGGTATGTTCACACCCTCAATGGCTCGGGAACGGCGGTCGGCCGCTGCCTCATCGCCGTCATGGAAAACTACCAGCAGGAGGACGGCACGGTTCTGATACCGGAGGTCCTACAGCCCTATATGGGTGGTCTCACGTCAATAGGCGGCCGCTGA
- the yajC gene encoding preprotein translocase subunit YajC, whose product MFVTPAFAQAAGAPGTGGIADIFIQLMPILLLVVIFWFLIFRPQQKRLKAQQAMLAAIRRGDTVVSTGGIVGKVTKAVDGEDLEVEIAQGVKVKLVRSMVADVRSKAEPVNDNKPA is encoded by the coding sequence ATGTTCGTAACGCCCGCTTTTGCGCAGGCCGCCGGAGCCCCAGGCACCGGTGGTATCGCCGACATCTTTATCCAGCTCATGCCCATCCTTCTGCTGGTGGTCATCTTCTGGTTTCTGATTTTTCGGCCGCAGCAGAAGCGCCTGAAGGCGCAGCAGGCCATGTTGGCTGCCATCCGTCGTGGCGACACGGTGGTGTCGACTGGGGGCATCGTGGGCAAGGTGACAAAGGCTGTCGACGGCGAGGACCTTGAGGTTGAAATCGCTCAGGGCGTCAAGGTCAAGCTGGTGCGTAGCATGGTCGCAGATGTGCGTAGCAAGGCCGAGCCGGTCAACGACAACAAACCGGCGTAA
- the tatA gene encoding twin-arginine translocase TatA/TatE family subunit encodes MHAPGIWGILVVAVVVILLFGRGKISGMMGEVASGIKAFQKGMRDDDKPVERVTTTADTTAVHEPEKKDVV; translated from the coding sequence ATGCACGCGCCAGGTATTTGGGGCATTCTCGTCGTCGCCGTCGTCGTAATCCTGCTCTTTGGACGCGGCAAGATCTCCGGCATGATGGGCGAAGTCGCTTCCGGGATTAAGGCCTTCCAGAAAGGCATGCGCGACGACGACAAGCCCGTTGAACGCGTAACGACGACCGCTGACACCACTGCGGTTCACGAGCCCGAGAAGAAAGACGTCGTCTAA
- a CDS encoding ATP-binding protein, whose protein sequence is MVQSTNYLAEIAATLEKIAKSLETMAPTADGSASGIGEVDAYHWEGNSAVLMPVRKVSRVPLEMLKGIDQVQDILLRNTEQFARGHGANNALLWGARGMGKSSLVKAIHGDIAGRGNDGFQRLILIEIAREDLETLPALMRRIAGEPARFIVFCDDLSFDSGETSYKSLKTILDGGLEGRPDNVLFYATSNRRHLMPRDMIENERSTAINPGEAVEEKVSLSDRFGLWLGFHNCDQDTFLTMVRSYAEHFGLGLDEQTLRARAIEWAATRGARSGRVAIQLVRTLAGEMGKPV, encoded by the coding sequence ATAGTGCAGAGCACGAACTATCTGGCGGAAATTGCCGCAACTCTTGAGAAAATCGCCAAGTCACTGGAGACCATGGCACCAACCGCTGATGGCTCTGCAAGCGGCATCGGCGAGGTCGACGCCTACCATTGGGAGGGTAATAGCGCGGTCTTGATGCCCGTCCGTAAAGTAAGCCGCGTGCCACTTGAGATGCTCAAGGGAATCGACCAGGTGCAGGACATCCTGCTGCGGAACACCGAACAGTTCGCCCGGGGCCATGGTGCAAACAACGCTCTGCTCTGGGGCGCCCGTGGCATGGGCAAGAGTTCGCTGGTCAAAGCCATTCATGGAGACATCGCCGGGCGAGGGAACGATGGCTTCCAGCGACTCATCCTGATCGAGATTGCTCGCGAGGATCTGGAGACCCTCCCTGCCCTGATGCGGCGCATCGCTGGTGAGCCGGCTCGCTTTATCGTCTTTTGCGACGATCTGAGCTTTGACAGCGGCGAGACCAGCTATAAGTCCCTCAAGACCATTCTGGATGGCGGGTTGGAAGGCCGCCCCGACAATGTGCTGTTTTACGCAACTTCGAACCGCCGGCACCTGATGCCGCGCGACATGATCGAAAATGAGCGCTCAACCGCAATCAATCCGGGGGAAGCCGTGGAGGAGAAGGTCTCGCTGTCCGACCGGTTTGGCTTGTGGCTGGGCTTCCACAACTGCGACCAAGACACATTTCTCACGATGGTGCGCAGCTATGCCGAGCACTTTGGCTTGGGCTTGGATGAGCAGACCCTGCGAGCTCGCGCCATCGAGTGGGCAGCAACGCGCGGTGCACGATCCGGGCGCGTAGCCATCCAGCTGGTCCGTACTCTGGCCGGCGAAATGGGCAAGCCAGTTTGA